Within the Solibacillus silvestris genome, the region ATGACGTCATGATCTTCTCTTAACTGGCGGCGACTTTCCTGTTCTCCCTCAAATTGATGCTGCACTGTGCGGGCTGTTGTAAAGCCAATGACAATATCTCCGCTTCCATGGGAAAAGTGGCTGCCGGTTCTCCCTAACCCTATCCCGCATCGCTTTATAACTCGTTTCAACTGGCGGCTACTTAATGGGGCATCTGTCGCCATTACAATCATAATAGAGCCGTCTGTCGGACTAATTGTCGATTCCCTATTTTCAGCAGTAACCTTATATCGGTCTGTTAAAAATTCACTCGCCTTTCCAAAGTTACTCAATACAAGGCACCCGACCGTATATTTTTGACCTGCCTGATCTTCAACAATGCGGGAGGAGCTACCAATCCCGCCTTTATAGCCAAAGCAAACCATACCTCTTCCTGCTCCGACAGCGCCCTCTTCTATTTCATCTGTTTTAGCTTGTTGTATTGCTTCAATTGCATGCTCAGCTTTAACAGGAAAATGGCGGATGGAATTTAAATAACTATCATTACATTCCCCGACAATTATATTGACTGTCCCCGTCGAAATTCCTATCTCTTCGTTTTGTTCAAGTAAATATTGAAGTGTCCCCTGTGCTACATTCGGCACACCGAATGTATTGGTGAGCATGATTGGCGACTCAATTACACCAAGTTCATCTACTTGAACGAGACCAGTTGTTTTCCCGAAACCATTTAGTATATAGCTGGCAGCTGTCACCTTTTCACGGAAAAGATTGCCGCGATGCGGTAAAATAGCTGTTACACCAGTACAGGCCACATCACCTGAATTATTTAACGGATAATTCAAAGTTACATGCCCGACACTCACACCTTCAATATCTGTAATGCAGTTTTTATCCCCTGGAGGCAATTGCCCAATTGTTATCCCCATTTCACGTACTTTCATTGTTTGTTCTCCTTTAGTAACTATTGTATAGATTTATCGTAAACAACTTTTTCCAAAAAGAAAACAGAAAAAAGACACGCTCCCGATTAGGTCGTATCTTTCCGTCGTGTGAAAGGGTTTGAGTTGCTTTATTTCACAAAATTAAATTTCCAAAATTCCTCTTGTCCAACGATCCACAAAGCTTTCAAAAGTAATGCCATATTTGTTATACACTTCATGATAAACAAAGTAAATTCCCAGTTTGTCTAACAATTCATCATTAATCCGCATTAAGATCACTCACTTTCGATTATTTAGATGATGGACTATTCAGCGCCATGCAATTCATATCTATTCTAATCATGCCCAGAGTGGCGAACGTTATTCATGACCAATCAGTCTCTGAATATTCGACTGATTATAATCTGTTACAATTTTTTCACAATCTGTTTAAAAATCCGGGCGAATCTTTCATCACAATTTAGTAAGATGAATGAAATGACAGCATTGGAGGGAATCTAATGAGAAGATTTAGTTTAGTACTATTAACTACAATTTTAATGGCTGGATGTGGTGATACGGTAGAGGACATGAAAGAGGCGGCGGCAGGTATTAATACAAAAGCAAATGAAGCAGCTTCAGCGATTTCAATCGATGTCCATTCCATTCGAGCAACTGAAATTGAATTCGACAATCAAACTTTTACTATTAACGATTTATTTAAGACTATATTACGCGATGTGCAATGGGATTATGACGATAACAGAGAAACACCGCAGTTAAAAATTACAGGTACTTGGCAAGATAACGGCTTATTTGCCACACATTCATTTACTGCTAGCCAAAAAGAACTCTTAAAAGAAAATGGCCAAGTAGAAGTCATTCTTTCATTTAAAAATGACAAAATGGATGAATCCAAAACAAAAGTATCCATGCATATGAATGGACAGACACTTGTAAACGAAGACGGTCAGGAAATTCTTCATCACTTTTATAAAACCCACATACATTAAATGCCTTTAGTTTGTTTTCATTCAAACTTTCTATCCACTTTGTTTAGTAATAATACATGAGGGAATATAAATAATATCTAAACTTTGAGGAGGTCATAGTATGTCAAACGGATTTACAGATAAACTAAAAGGTGCAGGAAATAAGATTAAAGGTGAAGTAAAAGAAGAAATCGGTAAAAATACAAATGATCCATCTTTACAAGTAGAAGGTCAGCGCGATCAGCTAAAAGGCGAAACTCAGGAAAGAGTTGCTGATGTCAAAGATAAAATTACAACAAAAATCGATGAATACCGAAAATAATGTTTACCAACCGAAACTAGTAAATTTCATATTTACTAGTTTCTTTTTTTTGCGTTAAAATAGTTAATAAACTCTATTTTCCCGCCAAGTACTTTAGAATCAATTAAAAGGAATATTTTTATATTAATATAATCTTACTTTAAATTTATAGGAATTTTGGTATACTTTAGTTAAAATACACATTACTTTTTAAAGGGGAAGTTAGAATGACCATAGATCAATTTATACCCCTATCAAAAGACCGCTTATTTAATTGGCTAAAAACCTTAAGTAACCAGCTTTCGAAAGGATCGCTCATCATTGATGTAAATGATGAAAATTTACCTATTTTACATGCTAATTCACATTTTTTAAAACTGACCTCATTTAAAATGAATGAATTGCTCCATCAAAATATCAACATTTTCAATGGTCACAGAACGAATAAAACATCAATCGAAGAATTAAATTTACATTTAAAATCAGGCGTAGCAAAAAAATTTACGATTTTGCATTATATGAAAGAAGGTTCCGCTTTTTGGAATTCGATTACCCTTCATCCGATTCGAAATGAAGACAATGTCATTCAATATATTTTAATAACATGTGAAGATACAACAGAGGCAGAGTTAAATAAAATGGTTTATAAATTGGAGCATGAAGTGTATGAAGCAATCGATCATGAAGACAATCTGCAATCGATTTTAAATTTAATTACGGAGAAAATTGAACTTTTCTATATTCGCGATGTATATTGTGCCATTCATATTTTCAATGAAAATTGTGAAGTCAAATCGTTAGGCACACATTCTTTGCCATTGCCGATTATTAATGAACTCGATATATTGGAAATTTCGCCTAATACAGGTCTGAATTCGAATGCCGTTTATTTAAAGGACTTTGCAGAAAAAGACCAGCATAAAGCACTTTTTAACTATTGGAATCTTAACCATGTTCAAGGCTCATGGACAAAGCCTATATTAACACCTCAAAATGAAGTAAGCGGCATTTTGACCCTGTTCAATCAAGATGCAACGGAGTTAAAGCAAATCGATATCAATTATTTAAACCGATTGGCCCTGCTGATTCAATTAGCCATTAAATATGCTGAACAAAAAATCGAGCTTAGCAGACTTGCCTTTTTTGATGTTGAAACAAATTTACCAAACCTCCATCATTTTAAGTCTGAATTATCAGAATTAATTAATGCCGGTCGCTCAGGAATGGTCGCCATCCTCCATCCTACTGAGTTTAATAAGGTCGTTGATTTATACGGAAGGAATGCTGGAGCGGATATACTGCGTCAAGTGGCAGATCGTATGCAAGTTTACTTTCCAAATGGTGATGCACTCATTTCACGTTTTTCAAATTCGCTCATTTTAGGAAAAGTTAACGAAAGTGATTGTTTCTTTGCCTATAATCAGCATCTCGAGTCTTTGACACAAATGCCTTATAAAATCGACGGAGAAGAAATCTATATAACATTAAAAATCGGTTATACAATCTTTAATCAGTCAATGACAGTCGAACAGAGCATACATCAGGCGGATATTGCCTTATCCAATGCACAGAAGCGTACTGGGACGAGCTATTCTATATATGAAGATAATAGTACTAAACAACTGACTGAAGAAATGGATATCCTCAATCAATTGGCTTATGGGCTTCAACATGAAGAGTTCGAAGTTTATTTGCAGCCTAAAATTAACTTCCAAACAATCGAAGTGGAAGGTTTTGAAGCTCTATCTCGCTGGAATTCAAGCAAACTCGGGTTTATTTCGCCGGTAAAATACATCCCGATCGCAGAACAAACCGGAAAAATTAAAGCGATTGATTTACTGAATTTCAAACAGATCCTTATCTGGCTTGAAAATCGTATGAATGAAAATAAAAAGATTTTACCGATTGCGCTCAATATTTCGCCGGACCATTTTTACGACCCGGATTTCCTGGAGAATATAAGAAATATATTCTATCAATATAATGTGCCTCCACATTATATTAAACTGGAAGTAACCGAAAGCATTGAATTGGTAGATTTTAAAAAAGCAAAAGAGATTTTGAATCAACTAAGACTAATGGGCATCGAATGTTCGATTGATGACTTTGGAATTGGCTTTTCATCATTAAGCTATTTACCACAATTGCCCTTTTCAGAAATTAAAATTGACCGCAGCTTCGTCAGTTCAATGAATGAACCTGGAATGTATGCAATCGTACAAACAATCATCCAATTGGCTAAAAATATTGAAATGCGTCCCATTGCTGAAGGTATTGAAACAGAAGAACAGCTGGCAATGCTTCAACAACTCGGCTGCCCTGCTGGTCAAGGCTATTATTTTTATAAACCGATGTCCATTTCCGAAGCAGAACAATTACTGGACACACAAAAAACAGCTGACGAGAAGTAATTCACTTTCCGTCAGCTGTTTCTTTAGTTTAAATTGTTCGGTAAATCTTTCGATAAGAATGCGATTAAATCATGTAGATTTTGTTCGCTCACCCCATGGCCTACCGGATATGTTCGAAATGTAACGTCTGTATCATAGTCATTGAAAAAACGAACGGCATGCTCTGCCCATTCAATCGGATAATCATAATCATATTCTCCGTGAGATATAAAGATTTTTGATTTATCCATCGTTTTTTTACTATATTCAAGTGCAGCGAATTCCGGTATATATCCGCTCAATGCTGCTGTTCCACGAATGGCATTGCCCATCACCATTGCAAGTGACTGTGCCATCGCTGCCCCCTGGTTAAAGCCAACAACATAAATTTGCTGTTCATCTAAATTGAATTCCCAAATTGCTTCCTTTATAAAGGATTCAATTCCTTTCAGCACTT harbors:
- a CDS encoding 23S rRNA methyltransferase, whose protein sequence is MRRFSLVLLTTILMAGCGDTVEDMKEAAAGINTKANEAASAISIDVHSIRATEIEFDNQTFTINDLFKTILRDVQWDYDDNRETPQLKITGTWQDNGLFATHSFTASQKELLKENGQVEVILSFKNDKMDESKTKVSMHMNGQTLVNEDGQEILHHFYKTHIH
- a CDS encoding histidine kinase — translated: MTIDQFIPLSKDRLFNWLKTLSNQLSKGSLIIDVNDENLPILHANSHFLKLTSFKMNELLHQNINIFNGHRTNKTSIEELNLHLKSGVAKKFTILHYMKEGSAFWNSITLHPIRNEDNVIQYILITCEDTTEAELNKMVYKLEHEVYEAIDHEDNLQSILNLITEKIELFYIRDVYCAIHIFNENCEVKSLGTHSLPLPIINELDILEISPNTGLNSNAVYLKDFAEKDQHKALFNYWNLNHVQGSWTKPILTPQNEVSGILTLFNQDATELKQIDINYLNRLALLIQLAIKYAEQKIELSRLAFFDVETNLPNLHHFKSELSELINAGRSGMVAILHPTEFNKVVDLYGRNAGADILRQVADRMQVYFPNGDALISRFSNSLILGKVNESDCFFAYNQHLESLTQMPYKIDGEEIYITLKIGYTIFNQSMTVEQSIHQADIALSNAQKRTGTSYSIYEDNSTKQLTEEMDILNQLAYGLQHEEFEVYLQPKINFQTIEVEGFEALSRWNSSKLGFISPVKYIPIAEQTGKIKAIDLLNFKQILIWLENRMNENKKILPIALNISPDHFYDPDFLENIRNIFYQYNVPPHYIKLEVTESIELVDFKKAKEILNQLRLMGIECSIDDFGIGFSSLSYLPQLPFSEIKIDRSFVSSMNEPGMYAIVQTIIQLAKNIEMRPIAEGIETEEQLAMLQQLGCPAGQGYYFYKPMSISEAEQLLDTQKTADEK
- a CDS encoding aminopeptidase; translation: MKVREMGITIGQLPPGDKNCITDIEGVSVGHVTLNYPLNNSGDVACTGVTAILPHRGNLFREKVTAASYILNGFGKTTGLVQVDELGVIESPIMLTNTFGVPNVAQGTLQYLLEQNEEIGISTGTVNIIVGECNDSYLNSIRHFPVKAEHAIEAIQQAKTDEIEEGAVGAGRGMVCFGYKGGIGSSSRIVEDQAGQKYTVGCLVLSNFGKASEFLTDRYKVTAENRESTISPTDGSIMIVMATDAPLSSRQLKRVIKRCGIGLGRTGSHFSHGSGDIVIGFTTARTVQHQFEGEQESRRQLREDHDVMNTLFMAAAEATEEAILNSLSQATTTTGRNNHTVQSYNFVE
- a CDS encoding esterase; protein product: MNTPFIYLHKAPKVEADKQPAIFLLHGLGSDENDLLQLVDSFSTHCHIFSLQGPIKHRPGYAFYTFEEEGKPNRAIFDKVLKGIESFIKEAIWEFNLDEQQIYVVGFNQGAAMAQSLAMVMGNAIRGTAALSGYIPEFAALEYSKKTMDKSKIFISHGEYDYDYPIEWAEHAVRFFNDYDTDVTFRTYPVGHGVSEQNLHDLIAFLSKDLPNNLN